DNA sequence from the Candidatus Woesearchaeota archaeon genome:
TTTAGAATTAGGTATGATGAGCTTTTTTATCAAATATCTAAACAAATCAAAGATTAGTGAAACTGACTTAAGTTTAGCATGGTCTCAAGCAATATCTAAATCCATGCCTTTGCTTTTAATAAGTCATGGAACCCTTGCTAAAAAAGCTGAAAATCTGCTAGAAACTAGATTTAAAGGGACAATATTTAAAAAGCTTTGACTTTATTTCTTAGTATGCTTAAAAGATACCTATTTATTTTAGGAAGAGATTCAGAATTATCTAAATTAGAACTATTTGCTTTACTTAATAGACTAAATATAAAATTCTCAATAAATCAAAATTCAAAAGAATTTGTTGTTTTTGACATAGACAATTTTAATTCACAACAATTCATAAATTATTCTGGCGGAATAGTTAAAATAGCAGAAAAAATAGACTTAAAAAATTATTTTTATGAAGGAACTGAAAAAAATATTAATTATGGTATTAGTATTTTAGGAAATCCTGGAGAAGAATTTATAAACAAAACTATTTCAATTTTAAAAAATAAATATCATGAAGAAAAACTAAAAGCCTCAATAAAAACTCCTAAATTTAGATTATTTACTCCTTTAGATATAAAAACAAAATCCTTAGAAGATTTTATTATTTTAAACAAAGAAATTTACAAAACTAAAACTATTTCAGAACCTTATTTATACAAAGAACGTGATGATAAAAGACCTGAAAAAAACTTTGTTGTTCAAACAAGTATAAGACTAGCAAAGATTTTAGTAAATATTTCTAATGCAAAAACAAACCTATTAGACCCTTTCTGTGGTTATGGGACCATTTTACAAGAAGCAATGTTAAATAATCTTGATGTTTATGGTTTTGAGTTAGACGAAAAAGTTTCTAAAGCCTGTATAAAAAATCTTGAATGGATTAAATCTAAATATAAACTAAATTCGAAATTTAATATTTATAATTTCCCAAACTCAAGAGTTAAAAGATATTTAAATCCAAAATCAATAGACGCAGTAGTTACAGAGCCAAACATGGGCCCTTATTTTGTTAAAGTTCCCTCTCAATCAAAAGCAATAAGTGTTATGCAAGAACTTGAAAGATCTTATTCCATTTTGTTTGACTCTTTGCCTTTTATCTTAAAAAAAGACTCTTTAGTAGTTATTCTTATTCCAGAGTTACGTTCCAAAGCGGGTAAAATTCGATTAAACATAAAATCGATTATTAAATCTAGTTTTATACCTCTTTCTGAAAAATATGGTGTTAAATTGCCTTTAAGAATAAAAGGGCAGGTTTTTGATAGATATCTTTACATATTAAAACCTATTTAAAGAAACTAAGCCGACCAAAGCGTAATGTTTATATACTTGTTTTATGGGTTTTTAACTTATATGGGTAGAATTAAAACAATGCTTGTAAAACGTGTATCTAATGAGGTTTTGGCTAGATATAAAGACAAACTTACTTCTGAATTTAGTCATAATAAATCTAAACTGCCTGATTTAGTAGATGTTAAAAATAAGAAACTTAGAAATATACTTGCTGGCTATTTAACTAAAAAAATTAAAAAAGCAAACAAAGCAAAGTAATATTAAGAAGTATAACCTTAAAATTTAAAGAATACATTGACTTTATAGACTTAAGTAGGAGGCAAAAATGACAGAAGACAACCATGTAGTATATATTGGTGGAAAGCCATTTATGAATTACGTGACTGGAGTTGTAATGCAATTCACAACTCAAGGTGCAGATGAAGTTGTAGTAAAAGCACGTGGAAGATTTATTAGTAGAGCAGTAGATGTGGCAGAAGTTGCAACAAAAAGATTTCTAGACGGACAAGTTGTGGTAAAAAATGTTGCAATAAATTCAGAAGAATTTGAAAATAAAGAAAAAAAGAAAGTAAGAGTTAGTACAGTTGAAATATTTTTGAATAGAAAATAAATTCTTTTTATTTTTGCATTTTTAAATTACTCTAAATGAATAAAACTTTTCAAATGGATTTAAAGGATTTTTACTTCCAAAAATTCCATCTTCAACTAATAAATCAATTAATTTTCCACAATTGAAATTCATTCTTGGCAAATTTGTACCCCCATAATAAAGATTAACTTTTTGATATTCTTTCCCAATATGTTTTTTAGCAATTTGTTGGGGGATAAAATTATTATTATTTTTTATCTTGTTAAACATAATAATTGCTTTTTCATAATAGTTATAGTTATTCCTGTTATTAACTCTGGTAGTTCTTGTGTCCCAATTGTCTATTTTGCCCAATAGCCTAGATAAAACCTCAATTTCAGGAGTAGACCCATTTATTCCATAAGGATAAGATTTCGGCTGATAAAGATGGTGTCTCAATGCAATTTCTGCAGAAGTTTCGTTTATACTTTTTATAATATCTCTTGACTTTTCTACATGTCCCCTAAGTAAAATAATCTCTTCCTCAGTAAGATCGGTTTTTGTGATAAGTTCTGGAAATTCTCTTTTCCCTACATCATGCAATAAACTTGCAATATAAAATATTTGTTGATACTTTTTGAAATTACTATCCGTATAATTTTTTATCTGTCCTATAAACACCACGGGTTCTATCTTTTTTAAATAATCTGTAATCTTAAGAGCATAGCATCCGCATCTAAGCGAATGAAGATAATGGGTTGGATAGTTTTCAAGTTGAATAATTTCACTTTTAAGTCTCCCTCCTAGTTCACTTTCTATGTCTAAATAAGAATTTATTTCTAAAAAATTTCTCATTTCAAGTTCATCTTTAAGAATAAGTCCTTTTTTACCATAGATTTTCTCTAATTCTGCTCTTCTCAAATCTAAGTTCCTAATATTCTCGACCATATTCGAGCTTTGTTTTTAAAGCCTTAAAAATCCTTTCTTTTATTTATAAGCAAAGAGAATGCCACTGGAGAGAGTTGAACTCCCGTTACGGGCTCATGAGACCCGAGTTCTACCGTTAAACCACAGTGGCTTATATCTTAAAAGTAAAGTTAGATGTAGGGTTTTTAAAGATTATCCTTAAATTTTAAGAAAACGTTACATTTTAAAAAATAAAAACCCACCCACCTAATACCCTG
Encoded proteins:
- a CDS encoding 30S ribosomal protein S17e, encoding MGRIKTMLVKRVSNEVLARYKDKLTSEFSHNKSKLPDLVDVKNKKLRNILAGYLTKKIKKANKAK
- a CDS encoding HD domain-containing protein, whose product is MVENIRNLDLRRAELEKIYGKKGLILKDELEMRNFLEINSYLDIESELGGRLKSEIIQLENYPTHYLHSLRCGCYALKITDYLKKIEPVVFIGQIKNYTDSNFKKYQQIFYIASLLHDVGKREFPELITKTDLTEEEIILLRGHVEKSRDIIKSINETSAEIALRHHLYQPKSYPYGINGSTPEIEVLSRLLGKIDNWDTRTTRVNNRNNYNYYEKAIIMFNKIKNNNNFIPQQIAKKHIGKEYQKVNLYYGGTNLPRMNFNCGKLIDLLVEDGIFGSKNPLNPFEKFYSFRVI
- the albA gene encoding DNA-binding protein Alba; this encodes MTEDNHVVYIGGKPFMNYVTGVVMQFTTQGADEVVVKARGRFISRAVDVAEVATKRFLDGQVVVKNVAINSEEFENKEKKKVRVSTVEIFLNRK